The following coding sequences are from one Prochlorococcus sp. MIT 0604 window:
- a CDS encoding VOC family protein → MKFSQGVNRIGHIALRVENLERAKSFYIKLGMKLVWDDKDWSYLEAGKGRDGLALLGPSYKAAGPHFAFHFENKKEVENIQNDLKNSGVKVGPLHEHRDGTASFYMKDTEGNWLEMLYVPPEGIQSNV, encoded by the coding sequence TTGAAGTTTTCACAAGGAGTAAATAGGATTGGTCACATTGCACTTAGAGTAGAGAATCTCGAAAGGGCGAAATCTTTTTATATTAAGCTTGGAATGAAGTTGGTTTGGGATGATAAAGATTGGTCTTATTTAGAAGCTGGTAAAGGGAGGGATGGCCTTGCGTTGTTAGGCCCTAGTTACAAAGCTGCAGGACCTCACTTTGCTTTTCATTTTGAAAATAAAAAAGAAGTGGAAAATATTCAAAATGATTTAAAAAATTCTGGTGTAAAAGTTGGTCCTTTACATGAGCATAGAGATGGAACAGCATCTTTTTATATGAAGGATACTGAAGGAAACTGGCTTGAGATGCTTTATGTTCCTCCTGAAGGGATTCAATCGAATGTTTGA
- a CDS encoding nitrogen regulatory protein P-II (GlnB, GlnK), translating into MKRLDLIFSERELDAIIKTLEKANVPGYTVMKHATGRGPERVVTEDMEFTGLGANAHVIVFCEQELIDKMRDNIRDDLSYYGGVAYISEATPL; encoded by the coding sequence ATGAAAAGATTAGACTTGATATTTAGTGAAAGAGAACTAGATGCAATCATTAAAACATTAGAAAAAGCAAATGTTCCTGGATATACAGTTATGAAACACGCCACAGGCAGAGGGCCTGAAAGAGTTGTTACTGAAGATATGGAATTTACAGGATTAGGAGCAAATGCTCATGTAATTGTTTTTTGTGAGCAAGAATTAATAGATAAAATGAGAGATAACATCAGGGACGATTTAAGCTACTATGGAGGAGTCGCTTATATTTCTGAAGCAACACCCCTTTAA
- the hemB gene encoding porphobilinogen synthase, with product MKSIIRPRRLRRSEAIREMVRENHLKASDFIYPLFIHEKDFKEEISAMPGTFRWDMNGLIKEVTRAWELGIRCIVLFPKINDSLKTEDGAECFNEDGLIPKAIQILKKEIPEMAIMTDVALDPYSCDGHDGLVDETGKILNDETIEILKKQALTQARAGADFIGPSDMMDGRVGAIRASLDTQGFTDVGIISYTAKYSSAYYGPFRTALDSAPRENSKKIIPDNKSGYQMDPANSKEALIESALDQYEGADILMVKPGISYLDIVYRLSTFSNKPIAAYNVSGEYSMVKSAAMKNWINEKDIVLETLLSFKRAGAKLILTYHACDASQWLQDT from the coding sequence ATGAAATCGATTATTCGTCCAAGAAGATTAAGAAGGTCTGAGGCAATTAGAGAAATGGTAAGAGAAAACCATCTAAAAGCTTCGGACTTTATATATCCATTATTTATTCATGAAAAAGATTTTAAAGAGGAAATTTCGGCAATGCCAGGAACTTTTAGATGGGATATGAATGGCTTAATAAAGGAGGTCACTAGGGCATGGGAATTGGGAATAAGGTGTATTGTTCTTTTTCCAAAAATAAACGATAGCTTAAAAACTGAAGATGGAGCAGAGTGTTTTAACGAAGATGGTTTAATTCCTAAAGCTATTCAAATATTAAAAAAAGAGATTCCAGAAATGGCAATAATGACAGATGTTGCCTTAGACCCTTACTCGTGTGATGGACATGATGGGTTAGTTGATGAAACTGGAAAAATATTGAATGATGAAACGATTGAAATTTTAAAAAAACAAGCTTTAACACAAGCAAGAGCTGGAGCAGATTTTATTGGTCCTAGTGACATGATGGATGGGAGAGTTGGAGCAATCAGAGCTTCTCTTGATACTCAAGGATTTACTGATGTAGGTATTATTAGTTACACAGCAAAATATTCATCTGCTTATTACGGTCCATTTAGAACTGCTTTAGATTCTGCTCCTAGAGAAAATAGTAAGAAAATAATTCCAGATAATAAATCTGGATATCAAATGGACCCTGCCAATTCAAAAGAGGCTTTAATTGAATCTGCATTGGATCAGTATGAAGGAGCTGATATTTTGATGGTAAAACCAGGAATTTCATACTTGGATATTGTTTATAGATTAAGCACTTTTTCAAATAAACCTATAGCTGCATACAACGTTAGTGGGGAGTATTCCATGGTAAAGTCCGCTGCTATGAAGAACTGGATTAATGAAAAAGATATTGTATTAGAAACATTGCTTAGTTTTAAAAGAGCAGGAGCAAAATTAATACTCACTTATCATGCTTGTGATGCATCTCAATGGTTGCAGGATACTTAA
- a CDS encoding SulP family inorganic anion transporter has protein sequence MKIINGFHLKNVRGDILGGITAAVVALPLALAFGNAALGPGGAIYGLYGAVVVGFLAALFGGTPAQVSGPTGPMSVTVAGVVAGLAAVGVPRDLSAGQILPLVMAAVVIGGLLQILFGILKLGKYITLVPYSVVSGFMSGIGVIIIALQIGPLLGISTRGGVVESLTTVFSNFQPNGAAIGVAIMTLGIVFLTPRKISQWVPSPLLALLIVTPISILIFGDGAIDRIGEIPRGVPSLNFPSFNQYFPIIFKAGLVLAVLGAIDSLLTSLVADNISQTKHNSDRELIGQGIGNAVAGLFSGLPGAGATMRTVINVKSGGSTPLSGMVHSVVLLIVLVGAGPLAEQIPTALLAGILIKVGLDIIDWGFLRRAHKLSLKTSVVMYGVLLMTVFWDLIWAVLVGVFIANMLTIDSITETQLEGMDEDNPLSEDEQGKNALPADEKALLDRCSGEVMLFRLKGPLSFGAAKGISERMMLVRNYKVLILDITDVPRLGVTATLAIEDMMQEAKNNSRKAFVAGANEKVKDRLAKFGVEGIIETRKEALETALNEIT, from the coding sequence TTGAAAATAATTAATGGATTTCATCTAAAAAATGTAAGAGGCGATATTCTTGGAGGCATCACAGCCGCTGTGGTTGCTTTACCTCTCGCTCTTGCTTTTGGTAATGCTGCGTTAGGACCGGGCGGAGCAATTTATGGACTATATGGAGCAGTAGTAGTTGGTTTTTTAGCAGCATTATTCGGCGGAACACCTGCTCAAGTTAGTGGACCTACCGGTCCCATGAGTGTAACTGTTGCAGGTGTAGTAGCAGGCTTAGCAGCAGTAGGGGTTCCAAGAGATCTTTCTGCAGGACAAATTTTACCTTTAGTTATGGCAGCGGTGGTCATTGGCGGGTTGCTGCAAATATTATTCGGAATTTTAAAATTAGGTAAATACATTACTTTAGTTCCATATTCTGTTGTTTCAGGATTTATGTCTGGTATTGGAGTAATAATCATTGCGCTTCAGATTGGTCCATTACTCGGAATTAGCACTCGAGGTGGAGTTGTAGAATCTTTAACTACTGTATTTTCAAATTTCCAGCCCAATGGTGCTGCTATTGGAGTAGCAATAATGACACTAGGTATAGTATTTCTTACTCCTAGAAAAATAAGTCAGTGGGTTCCTTCTCCTCTCTTGGCCCTATTGATAGTTACCCCAATATCAATATTAATTTTTGGAGATGGAGCTATTGATAGAATTGGAGAAATCCCTAGGGGAGTTCCATCTTTAAATTTCCCAAGTTTTAATCAATATTTCCCGATTATTTTCAAAGCAGGATTGGTCCTAGCAGTACTTGGCGCAATTGACTCCTTACTGACATCTCTAGTAGCAGACAATATTTCTCAAACAAAACATAATTCTGATAGAGAACTTATAGGTCAAGGCATAGGAAATGCTGTTGCAGGTCTATTTTCAGGTTTACCTGGAGCAGGAGCAACAATGAGAACTGTTATAAATGTTAAATCTGGAGGATCAACTCCACTTTCTGGTATGGTTCACTCGGTTGTGTTGTTGATAGTTTTAGTTGGTGCAGGACCTTTAGCTGAGCAAATACCAACTGCATTGCTAGCAGGAATTCTTATAAAAGTAGGCCTAGATATTATTGATTGGGGATTCTTAAGGAGGGCTCACAAATTATCTTTAAAAACATCAGTAGTAATGTACGGAGTACTATTAATGACTGTTTTTTGGGATTTAATTTGGGCAGTTTTAGTAGGTGTATTCATAGCAAATATGCTCACTATTGATTCAATAACCGAAACTCAACTAGAAGGTATGGACGAGGATAATCCTTTATCAGAAGATGAGCAAGGAAAAAATGCTTTGCCTGCTGATGAAAAAGCACTTCTAGATAGATGCTCAGGCGAGGTAATGCTATTTAGACTTAAAGGACCACTTAGTTTTGGAGCAGCCAAAGGAATATCTGAGAGAATGATGCTTGTAAGAAACTACAAAGTTTTGATATTAGATATCACTGATGTACCACGACTTGGAGTTACTGCGACTCTGGCAATAGAGGATATGATGCAAGAAGCAAAAAATAATTCCAGAAAAGCATTTGTTGCTGGTGCTAACGAAAAAGTAAAAGATAGATTAGCTAAGTTTGGTGTTGAAGGCATTATTGAAACAAGAAAAGAAGCTTTAGAAACTGCTCTAAATGAAATAACCTAG
- a CDS encoding sodium-dependent bicarbonate transport family permease, which translates to MEINPILQNVLAPPVLFFLIGAISVLFKSDLEIPAPLPKLFSLYLLLAIGFKGGIEIQKSGFTDQVLPTLSAAILMSLVIPLIGFLILRYKFDVFNSAAIAAAYGSISAVTFISAESFLESQKIAFDGFMVGALALMESPAIIVGLLLVKFAAPKNRPKSRKMHLSAILHESLLNGSVYLLLSSLIVGFLTASSNPSGIAKMEPFTGQLFYGAECFFLLDMGIVAAQRLPRLKNAGSFLIGFAIFMPLFNAFIGVFVARFLSLGPGNALLFVVLCASASYLAVPAAMRMTVPEAKSSYYISTTLGLTFPFNIVLGIPIYMSLVNTIIPLSSL; encoded by the coding sequence ATGGAAATAAATCCAATTCTGCAAAATGTATTAGCCCCGCCAGTTCTTTTCTTTTTGATTGGAGCAATATCAGTACTCTTTAAATCTGATTTAGAAATACCAGCTCCATTACCTAAACTTTTCTCCTTATATCTGTTACTAGCTATTGGTTTTAAAGGAGGTATAGAGATACAGAAAAGTGGGTTTACAGATCAAGTATTGCCTACTTTAAGTGCTGCAATACTGATGTCACTTGTAATCCCGCTTATTGGATTTTTAATTTTAAGATATAAGTTTGATGTCTTTAATTCAGCCGCAATAGCAGCAGCATACGGTTCAATTAGTGCTGTTACATTTATTTCTGCAGAAAGTTTTTTGGAAAGTCAAAAAATAGCCTTTGATGGGTTTATGGTTGGCGCCTTAGCTTTAATGGAATCTCCTGCAATAATTGTTGGATTATTACTTGTGAAATTTGCAGCCCCAAAAAATAGACCAAAATCAAGAAAAATGCATCTAAGCGCAATATTACACGAATCACTTTTGAATGGATCAGTTTATTTATTGCTCTCAAGCTTAATTGTAGGATTTCTCACTGCTTCTAGTAATCCCTCAGGGATTGCGAAAATGGAGCCTTTTACTGGACAATTATTCTATGGAGCAGAATGCTTCTTCTTGTTAGATATGGGAATAGTCGCTGCTCAAAGATTACCGAGACTGAAGAATGCGGGTTCATTCTTGATTGGCTTTGCCATTTTTATGCCTTTATTTAATGCATTTATTGGTGTTTTCGTCGCAAGATTTTTATCTTTAGGACCTGGCAACGCGCTGTTATTTGTGGTTTTATGTGCAAGCGCTTCTTATTTAGCAGTCCCCGCAGCGATGAGGATGACAGTTCCAGAAGCTAAATCTAGTTATTATATTTCAACTACACTAGGTCTAACTTTCCCATTCAATATAGTTCTTGGCATTCCCATATATATGAGTTTAGTAAATACCATTATCCCATTATCCTCCTTATAA